The window tatatttatgtatgtgtatatgtatatacagtgtgtatgtgtatgtatgtaaactcagcaacaacaaaaaaatgtcctcgcactgtcaactgcgtttattttcagcaaatttaatatgtgtaaatatttgtatgaacataacaagattcaacaactgagacataaactgaacaagttccacagacgtgactaacataaattgaatgTGTCCCTGAGCAAAGagtgggtcaaaatcaaaagtaacagtcagtatctggtgtggctatcagctgcattaagtactgcagtgcatctcctcctcatgaactgcaccaggtttgccagttattgctgtgagatgttaccccactcttccaccaaggcacctgcaagttcccgaacctttctggggggaatggccctaccctccgatccaacaggtcccagacgtgctcaatgggattgagttatgggctctttgctggccatggcagaatactgataatcctgtcttgcaggaaatcacacacagaacgagcagtatggctggtggcattgtcatgctggaaggtcatgtcaggatgaacattgagattgcctgcaatgacaacaaggtcagtccgatgatgctgtgacacaccgcctcagaccatgacggacccttcacctccaaatcgatcccgctccagagtacaggcctcgttgtaacgctcattccttcgacgataaatgcgaatccgaccatcacccctggtgagacaaaaccgcgactcgtcagtgaagagcattttttgccagtcctgtctggtccagcgacggtgggtttgtacccataggcgacgttgttgccggtgatgtctggtgaggacctgccttacaacaggcctacaagccctcagtccagcctctctcagcctattgcggacagtctgagcactgatggagggattgtgcgttcctggtgtaactcgggcagttgttgttgccatcctgtacctgtgccgcaggtgtgatgttcggatgtaccgatcctgtgcaggtgttgttacacgtggtctgccactgcgaggacgatgagctgtccgtcctgtctccctgtagcgctgtcttaggcatctcacagtacggacatctgcagtcctcatgcctccttacagcatgccttaggcacgttcacgcagaagAGCAGGGAGACAGGGcctctttcttttggtgttttttagagtcagtagaaaggcctctttagtgtcctaagttttcataactgtgaccttaattgcctaccgtctgtaaactgctagtgtcttaacgactgttccacaggtgcatgttcattaattgtttatggttcactgaacaagcatgggtaacagtgtttaaaccctttacaatgaagatctgtgaagttatttggatttttacgaatgatctttgaatgacagggtcgtttctttttttgctgagtttatatgtgcATATgtatttgcaaaaaaatatatgggggattggaagtgatgcagacaattacattgatggaagctacattctatctgcaatattaaagctgatctacccccttaTAATTTAtagttttgacaacttttacttatCTACATTTCTTTCAAAAAATTATATCtcgagtgttggagtgtgcctctggctctccgtaaatttaaaaaactttATTGTGccgtttgcttaatataagcaatttgaaattaTTCATGCTTTTTTTGATagttaagtatatttttgcaattaaattgacttttgatacttaattaagtatatttaaaacaaaaaaatggtttacttttactcaagtagtattttaccaggtgacttttacttgtcattttctattaaggtatctttactttactttactcaagtatgacaattgggtattttttccaccactgcatgcATGCATCACACACATGATGATATTACTCACTATCCTTAATCACATTAGCTGTTGCTTAGCGACTAGCACAAACTCTTAGTGTCTGGAAGTAATGTGGAAAGTCTTTCATTCCCAAACTAAGTCAAAGATATGATTATTAAAAGATAAAAATAGCCTGCCGAAGACTTCTCGCAATATCTCTGCATTCAGAGAGGGGTGAgttagggagagaagagggagagagggtgagggagaaaaagagaacaacagagagagcaaggggggaagagaggaagaaagagtgagGTAGGGAGGAAGACAGCTAGGAAGGGAGGGGAAATGAGACAACGAGAGAGGAAAATATCTCAGTTTTACTATCTCTGTGAGGTTTGATAATTACTGTCTCCGTGAGGTTTGATAATTACTGTCTCCGTGAGGTTTGATAATTACTGTCTCCGTGAGGTTTGATAATTACTGTCTCTGTGAGGTTTGATAATTACTGTCTCCGTGAGGTTTGATAATTACTGTCTCCGTGAGGTTTGATAATTACTGTCTCTGTGAGGTTTGATAATTACTGTCTCCGTGAGGTTTGATAATTACTGTCTCCGTGAGGTTTGATAATTACTGTCTCCGTGAGGTTTGATAATTACTGTCTCTGTGAGGTTTGATAATTACTGTCTCCGTGAGGTTTGATAATTACTGTCTCCGTGAGGTTTGATAATTACTGTCTCTGTGAGGTTTGATAATTACTGTCTCCGTGAGGTTTGATAATTACTGTCTCCGTGAGGTTTGATAATTACTGTCTCCGTGAGGTTTGATAATTACTGTCTCCGTGAGGTTTGATAATTACTGTCTCTGTGAGGTTTGATAATTACTGTCTCCGTGAGGTTTGATAATTACTGTCTCCGTGAGGTTTGATAATTACTGTCTCCGTGAGGTTTGATAATTACTGTCTCCGTGAGGTTTGATAATTACTGTCTCCGTGAGGTTTGATAATTACTGTCTCTGTGAGGTTTGATAATTACTGTCTCCGTGAGGTTTGATAATTTGATGTGGAGTTTTTGGAAGGCCAATCCACGTGCATCCTCTTAAATGTAGAGGCAACATCAGCAGCCTCCACAGTTTGGACCACTTCCTATCTGTGGGACTGGGATGGACTGCTATGACCATGGACCACTTCCTATCTGTGGGACTGGGATGGGCTGCTATGACCATGGACCACTTCCTATCTGTGGGACTGGGATGGGCTGCTATGGCCATGGCTCATAACTGTACTAAGGTGCCATTATAATTAGCCTACTGTTCACTCCTGATTAGTGCACATGGGATAACACAATCTTTGTGTAAGTGCATCAGTCCCAATTTAGATATCAACAGCGGATTTGGTATATCTGCGCCTGATATCTATATAATAGTTATAAACTATTGCAGATAGTAAAAGTCAACTGTACCCTCAGTGACCTGACAACCAGATACAATTCGCTGTACTGCCCCCAAAAAGGCACATTTGCATTTGTTTGTGGACAAACCGTAGTGAACTGTAAATGGTTGTTTGTTTTGTGGGCAGAGTCTGTTGGCAGCCGCCAAACTGGAGGTGCAAATATTGCGAAAGTGATGATGGATTCCCTACACACCAATACTCTGACATCAAACTACATTAACCCTCACACCTCCGCAGTTCTCATTTGTTCAATGTTTTCTGtatacacagtatacagtatacacactGTGGCAACATTTTCCAATCAGTCAGGTTTAACCGTCTTTATTCAAAGTAGATGCAATAGCAAAGATaatatagatatatttttttaacgaAATCTAAGCAACCTAATACTACATTACATTGCCTGAATGTTGTCAATTGGTTATTTTAATAATGTTAAGTAAGAGATATAAACTAGAAATGTTTGTTTCATTTTAATTTACAATATAGTCGTCCATGCTCATCTATTCAAAAACTGGATCACTCTTTAGAATAAAGTCAAATAATAGCTCATGAATAAAGCATTTTTAAATGATTTACAAACAATACAAACCCTGATTATCTGACTCGACTGGCCTGTTAGAAATCCAGGCTCTGTAGATGTGTGCCAGGCTCTGTAGGAATATGTCTGATATTTAGTTGACTTGATTACGCAGGAGAACAACCGAATATCAAACATATCACACAGCCCCTGGCCAAACAGGACCCCATGCAGCCATCCTGTCTTCTGTCTGAAAGGAGACAGATATGGGTGGGTTTTTAGGACAGATCATTTGTGTGCTGGTTTTAAGAGTTAGAGAGATGATGAAAAAAGAAACATCAGGAAAAGGTGAATTTGGACATCAACATGAacaatttataaaataaaaaataaaaaaacggtgGTATAAACTGGTTTAAGACATTTGATGTAAGTGCACATTCAACATGTTATTTAGTTTCATAGGGAGAGGACCAGACATGAATGATATCCAGAGTTCCACCTACAGCAAAGTAACAGCAGAGGGAAGAGCCCTTTGTGGGGAGGGAGTGAAGGTGGGGTTGGTAGGGACAGACGAAACAGATGAAAGACAGGAAACCAACTGATCCAACAGTCctacagagcaagagagagagagaatattataCTTACAATGTTTTCTATGTCCTAATAGCGTAGTCCTCTTTATCTTGgtccagtgtatgtgtgtgtcatatCCATTGCCCATGTTCTGTGTTGTCGACATGAAGAGCAACAGCCGTTCAATGCATGTCCCATTCACACATCTACTCTAGTTACAAAGGTGTTAGGTCTCAGCATGTGGGTGCGTAAGTTTGTGAAGTTTCCGTAAAGTATGTAAGTACAAGTCTGTCTTTTTAAAGTGCTGGGGAATTTGAGaacacgtgtgtatgtgtgtagctgtgtggtgtgtagctgtgtgtcagtgtgtggtgtggttgtggtctgTGTAGGAGTTTGTGTGAGTTCCCTGTGGGACGAGGTATATATACACCCCTGTAGATTTGGGGGGctccacacacacccatacatcaTTAGGAGTGTATTGATTGCTGTGGCCTAGGGCCCTTCCTCCCTGCATTAGCTGGGTCGATACATCAGACTTTCATCCAGCTGTGagttcacacactcacacacccacatgGTCATAGACTAAAGTCAAATAACTCCATGTTTGAATGTGTTCTTAGCTGTAACTATGGCTATAACGTCACTGTAACTATGGCTAGAATGTCACATACAGCCTTACAAGTGGACTATCTTTGTGAGTTTAGTAGATAGGAAAGTTGTTTGGATTGATTGTTGCTCCCTCCAGCAGTGGCCTTGTGGTGGGCCTACTGTGGATGGATGTACTGTAGACCAGATATAAATAACCTGTGTGTTCTCCTTACAGACCTTTTCTTTATTTTCAACCACCCCCTGTCGTCAAGGAGCCCTGGTTGTCAAGGTGAACCTAGTCCTCATGTTCACCTTAGTCATCAAGGTGACCTCTGGTTGTCAATGGAACCCCATGGTGGCTTGTGATGTCATCTGGTGAGATTCTGCAAGTGTCTGTGTATCTCACTCTGAATGCAGGTCAAGGGTCATCACTCTTGATGTGTGAAGGGCTCAATTAGAGCAGAGCAACACTTCTCTGGGTGGTATGAACCCACACCTTTAGGGGTAGAATGAGGGAGGAATCTGAAAAGGTCAAATCAACCAGTTCAACAAGGGGTTTGGTGTTGTGTCGTGTGAAGGGATTCATAGTCTTATTTCACAATCATCCAAATATTCTGTTTACTTCCCTTCTTTCAATCATGACCCTGCCTCAGATATGCCATCTACTGGGTTCCAGTAGGACAAAAAGGGTACAAAAGATATTATAAAGTAAATATGAACAACAAAAAATCGGACTGTTTTCCAGCAAAACAGACCAACAGAGGGTTATTACATGTTTTTATATGAGGCTCCAACTACATATACTTAAACttatacattataaaacatgttatCATACATTTACAATACAAAGTCTAAATGAAGTCTAGTTCAGCTTTGCAGCATGATTAAGTCTAATAGCAATGATTCTATTTATCTGTTGAGGATTTGTCATCTGTTAATTTCTAATACTATTTATCCTGTACTGTCAGAACATGTACTACTTTCATATTAAACTGAAAGACTAAGAATCATTTAACGTCATGACTACCACCTTACATCATTTGAATTGACTACTTCTTCATTGCTTGGATTAAGGACAGATATTAGGCATATCAGGACATACTATATGTATTAGTGATGTTAGTGGGATGTTGGTCAGAGGTCCACTCCCccatcctatccctccctcctccccctttccccactctctctgctctccctgtcCTACAGTTGCTGGGCGGTAACAGTGACCTTGTGAGTTTGCTGGAGCGGAATGATAGCTCCCTAATTGGCTAGGCCTAATTTAAGCCTGAAGGGAGCATTGTCATctgtggagggaggtaggggggaatAGAAAGCGAGaagggggaggcagaggggaagAGATAGGAGGGAGAAAGGTGGAGAGGGGGACATTAAAtggataggagagggagagcaagTGAAAGGTAAAGATAAAAGGACAGAGTGAACAGGATggagtgacagaaagacagaggtctccacagtATATTGTATGGAAGAAAATAAGGACAATTATTTCATTTTATACCAATACATTGCACAGAGAAAAACATTTAATTCTCAAAAGGACACGTGTCTAAATTATTGGCACCATTAAATATTGTTATATTTTATCAGAAGTAACatactttttctttttttaagttGATCTCAGTTTAAGGAACTGAATTGTGGATTTCCTtggcttcctgtttcactggggcATTAAAAATGAGGTAGCACGCATGTAAAATCCCTGTCATTCATCACCATGGGAAAAGGCAAAGCACTCACAAATAAgaagagacatggttgttgactTTCATAAAATCAGGCAGtgtgtacaattttttttctgataaACAAATATACCACTTAACATTATTAAGGCAACAATTTATAAGTTTAAAACCACTGGAACAGTGGTAAACTTGCCTGATATCAGATGCAAGTATATCTTGTCCCCAGTGGTATAGTGGTAAAATTGCAAAACTTGGTCGCATCTTCGGGTCACCAAATCTACAATGAGACGCCACCTCCGTGCCAGTTGGCTATTTGGAAAGGCTTCAGTCAAAAGCCTTTACTGAGAGCAACCAGCATATGGAAACGCCTGGGGTTTACTAAACGGCATGGGAACTTTGACTGGAACAagaaatagagctctttggccatgcacaccagtgTTGGGTTCGGTGTCAAAAGAATGCATATGCAGAAAACAacctcatacctactgtaaaatatggtggcgGATCTTTGATGTTAAAAGGCTGTTTTGCTTCCACTTGTCCTgcggcccttgttaaggtcaacagcatcatgaactCTACCAAGTAGTACAAAATTGTTTTGACAAaaaggctgaaacttggccgcaagtggatcttccaacaagacaatgaccccaagcaaacatcaaaaatccacaaataaatgcttaattgaccacaaaaatctacattttgcaattgccatctcagtctccggactaaaaaaacctgtggtttgaactgAAGAGGCCAGTCCATAAGCACAGGCCAACAGATATCAGGGATCTGGAAAgagtctgtatggaggaatggccTAAGATCcttcaatctcataaaacattctAGAAAAAGGCTCAGAGACATTATCCTGACTAGGTGTGGGTACACAAAGCATTGAAAACAGGTGTGACAACTTTGACACTTGTCTTcgagataaaaataaataaatacttgttcaacaaaatatttttctgagcaattgtattcctataaatattttctttatttgagcatacaatatacaatagtgcaatatttgtattatttattatatagtactttttgctcatctttatcaagggtgccaatacaTTTGAGGTGACTGCATTCTATATGAGTTTTACATTATTGTGATACTCTAACAGATCTCCAGCAGCTGTTATTAGTTATTTGTCTTGAAATGTTGAACGATGGAGGGAATCAGAACATACAGTAAACAATGCCAATGTTTGTGCTCACATTAAATATGAAATGGTTCTGTATCAATAGTTAATCAAATCCACATTCAAAACTTTCCTTTAGGGTTAAGCTTTATTACATCAGAATCAGACAAACAGAAATACCATTAGTTTAATCCAGGACATTTGATTGGTCAATGCTATGGTCGCCACCACTGCAAAATACCGTCACCGGGGGTAACAGAGTGAGGATGatgaggagtgacagagagaggctcTGGACTTTCCGATTGGTCGATACTGGTGACACATACACATTTGttcaaatcacacacacaaacaccccccgAGGGAGGgtcatactgagagagaggaatggacaaGGTTAACAAAAATATTCAATATCCACTCATGTTAGATGGTAGTTAATAGACACTCTAAAGTAGCATGAAGGACAAGTTCTAACGAGTTTAAAAAGGAACAGAGAAATGTCCTGCAGAAGGTCTCCATTTTTCATCTGCCTTCCTTATGTCTTTTCTTTGATTCCACGTTGCTCTTCCCGTTCTCTTCGCCCATCCCTAAAAACAAACAAAGGTCAAAATGAAAGAGTCAGTCATCCTTCACACAATAAAAGGCAAATAGAACCAACATCCTGATTGACAGATGAGACATTGTTCCAGAGAAGACGGATCACACATCTGTCATGCACACACCTCTGTCAACAATGAGAGATGGGGATAATAACTAGGACATCATAAAGCTGGTTAACAACATCATACTGACACCACAGTCAACTCTAATACAGTCCCAGACAGCAAGACTCAAAAGATAGCATTTCAGTCAAATACAGTGTCACTATCCTTTTAAATGATAGAATACTTTTTTTATGATGGTGTTTTTGAGTCATATCTGGCATTTCTACATAATAACATATATCTTCACTGCTATAAGCTGTTTCCTAATGCTATCAAGAGAAAACAAATCAGTGGAATGCTAACAGAAAAAGACAGAACAAAAGATACCCAGCTCAGCTCATCTCATCTTTGGGGCCTCAGGTTTGGGTTCTTCTGGTTTGGGGGCAGCCTCTTGTTTAGGGGCTTCGTTAGGAGAATCAGGTTTGGGTTCTTCTGGTTTGGGGGCAGCCTCTTGTTTAGGGGCTTCTTTAGGAGAATCAGGTTTGGGTTCGTCTGGTTTGGGGGCTTCTTTAGGAGAATCAGGTTTGGGAGCATCTGGTTTGGATTCTTCTGGTTTGGGGGCATCTGGTTTTGGAGCGGCCTCTTGTTTAGGTGGTTCATCTCCACACAGTTTCCTTTGGgagtcagagacagatagagcTAGTGTGTGCAAGTGTCCATATGCCTGTGGTGTACAGGTATACATACAGATGGACATGTATAGAGGTGTTCCATGTTCAGGGCTCCAGTCCCAGTCTCTTACCTTCCCTCTACAGAGTCCTTCTTCACAAAGACACACACTTTGCTGCGCTGCACCACCTGCTGTTTGAGAGACGTCATCTCTGCTTCCCAGGCAGCCTTTTGCTTCTCAAACTCAGCtacaggaccagacagagagggggtTAGATGCTACAGGACACAACATGGGGCTAGAGGCTACAGGACAGAGGCAGAACAGGGGGTTAGATGCTATAGGACACAACATAGGGCTAGAGGCTACAGGACAGAGGCAGAACAGGGGGTTAGAGACTACAGGACAGAGGCAGAACAGGGGGTTAGATGCTACAGGACACAACATGGGGCTAGAGGCGACAGGACAGAGGCAGAACAGGGGGTTAGAGGCTACAGGACAGAACATGGAGCTAGAGGCTACAGGACAGAGGCAGAACAGGGGGTTAGAGGCTACAGGACACAACATGGGGCTAGAGGCTATAGGACACAACATGGGGCTAgaggctacaggacagagacagaacaggggGTTAGAGGCTACAGGACAGAACATGGAGCTAGAGGCTACAGGACAGAGGCAGAACAGGGGGTTAGAGGCTACAGGACACAACATGGGGCTAGAGGCTATAGGACACAACATGGGGCTAgaggctacaggacagagacagaacaggggGTTAAAGGCTACAGGACAGAACATGGAGCTAGGGGCTACAGGACAGAGGCAGAACATGGAGCTAgaggctacaggacagagagggggatacTAAAAGACAGGTTAGTGAATAAAACATATTCAATAAGACCAGTCGCATATACAGAATACCACAAATACTACTCTTAATCCCAGCGACCTACAATGAGCTTATTCCACCACAAGATGTCTCTCATCCACCAAAATATTTAGAAGAGAAAAAGCTTGCAACTAGAACTGGTCATGGACCGGTTTTAAACCTGTTTTTATGTTCTAGTTCACTGTGAAAGGGAATACCTAGTTAGtagcacaactgaatgcattcaacataaatgtgtcttctgcatttaacccaacccctctgaatcagaggtgcggggagctgtcttaatcgacatccacttcATTGAGGAGCAGTGAACTATCATACATGTTATCATAGTCGTATCAGTAATAAGGCGAAGAGCCTTTCAGAACAGTGTTGATGTAACCATAGTTTCAGGTGTTTAAACACTCACTTTTAGAGTTACTGTTCTCTGCCTCAATGGCCCCCACCTCATCAGCGACATGTTTctgtgacaggagagagagaaaacacacacacaggaaatcaATTGTGTACACTCTAAACCCCAGACATacccctccttccttaccttttCTCCCTGGCATGCCTCCagttcactcttcttcttggccTCTGCAGCCTGCAGTGGGGGGAGTTCTGACCCCAGAGTATCCACCTGAGCCTTGGTCTTGTCCAGCAGGTTGTGAGCTCTGATCACCTCGTGTTGGTACTCTCCCAGTACGTCTCTGGTCACACGCAGTTTAATCGTCTCGAACGATACATGTTTCTGCTCCTTCATCTCTTCTTTCTGCCGCACGT of the Oncorhynchus clarkii lewisi isolate Uvic-CL-2024 chromosome 3, UVic_Ocla_1.0, whole genome shotgun sequence genome contains:
- the LOC139387962 gene encoding histone H1.3-like, which codes for MMKSQGVLVGVSLLTSVALLGLINVRQKEEMKEQKHVSFETIKLRVTRDVLGEYQHEVIRAHNLLDKTKAQVDTLGSELPPLQAAEAKKKSELEACQGEKKHVADEVGAIEAENSNSKTEFEKQKAAWEAEMTSLKQQVVQRSKVCVFVKKDSVEGRKLCGDEPPKQEAAPKPDAPKPEESKPDAPKPDSPKEAPKPDEPKPDSPKEAPKQEAAPKPEEPKPDSPNEAPKQEAAPKPEEPKPEAPKMR